A single genomic interval of Peromyscus leucopus breed LL Stock chromosome 7, UCI_PerLeu_2.1, whole genome shotgun sequence harbors:
- the LOC114690956 gene encoding heterogeneous nuclear ribonucleoprotein A3, giving the protein MEGHDPKEPEQLRKLFIGGLSFETTDDSLREHFEKWGTLTDCVVMRDPQTKRSRGFGFVTYSCVEEVDAAMCARPHKVDGHVVEPKRAVSREDSVKPGAHLTVKKIFVGGIKEDTEEYNLRDYFEKYGKIETMEVMEDRQSGKKRGFAFVTFDDHDTVDKIVVQKYHTINGHNCEVKKALSKQEMQSAGSQRGRGGGSGNFMGHGGNFGGGGGNFGRGGNFGGRGGYGGGGGGSRGSYGGGDGGYNGFGGDGGNYGGGPGYSSRGGYGGGGPGYGNQGGGYGGGGGGYDGYNEGGNFGGGNYGGGGNYNDFGNYSGQQQSNYGPMKGGSFGGRSSGSPYGGGYGSGGGSGGYGSRRF; this is encoded by the coding sequence ATGGAGGGCCATGATCCAAAGGAACCAGAACAGTTGAGGAAGCTGTTTATTGGTGGTCTGAGCTTTGAAACCACAGATGATAGCTTAAGAGAACATTTTGAGAAATGGGGCACACTTACAGACTGTGTGGTAATGAGAGATCCCCAAACAAAACGTTCCAGGGGCTTTGGTTTTGTGACCTACTCTTGTGTTGAAGAGGTGGATGCTGCAATGTGTGCTCGGCCACACAAGGTTGATGGGCATGTGGTGGAACCAAAGAGAGCTGTTTCTAGAGAAGATTCTGTAAAGCCTGGTGCCCATTTAACCGTGAAGAAAATTTTTGTTGGTGGTATTAAAGAAGATACAGAAGAATATAATCTGAGAGACTACTTTGAAAAGTATGGCAAAATCGAAACCATGGAAGTTATGGAAGACAGGCAGagtggaaaaaagagaggatTCGCTTTTGTAACTTTTGATGATCATGACACAGTTGATAAAATTGTTGTTCAGAAATACCACACTATTAATGGGCATAATTGTGAAGTGAAAAAGGCCCTTTCTAAACAAGAGATGCAGTCTGCTGGATCACAGAGAGGTCGTGGAGGTGGATCTGGAAACTTCATGGGTCATGGAGGAAActttggaggtggtggaggtaATTTTGGTCGTGGTGGAAACTTTGGTGGAAGAGGAGGctatggtggtggaggtggtggcagcagaggtagttatggaggtggtgatggtggatatAATGGATTTGGAGGTGATGGTGGCAACTATGGTGGTGGTCCTGGTTACAGTAGTAGAGGAGGCTATGGTGGTGGTGGACCAGGATATGGAAACCAAGGTGGTGgatatggtggtggtggaggaggataCGATGGTTACAATGAAGGAGGAAATTTTGGTGGAGGTAActatggtggtggtgggaactaTAATGACTTTGGAAATTATAGTGGACAACAGCAATCAAATTATGGGCCCATGAAAGGGGGCAGTTTTGGTGGAAGAAGCTCAGGCAGTCCCTATGGTGGTGGCTATGGATCTGGTGGTGGAAGTGGTGGATATGGTAGcagaaggttttaa